The Solanum lycopersicum chromosome 6, SLM_r2.1 genome has a window encoding:
- the LOC101249087 gene encoding ubiquitin-conjugating enzyme E2-17 kDa isoform X1, whose protein sequence is MASKRILKELKDLQKDPPTSCSAGPVAEDMFHWQATIMGPTDSPYAGGVFLVSIHFPPDYPFKPPKVAFRTKVFHPNINSNGSICLDILKEQWSPALTISKVLLSICSLLTDPNPDDPLVPEIAHMYKTDRAKYETTARSWTQKYAMG, encoded by the exons ATGGCGTCGAAGAGGATATTGAAGGAGCTCAAGGATCTGCAGAAGGATCCCCCCACATCATGCAGTGCTG GTCCAGTGGCAGAGGATATGTTCCATTGGCAAGCAACAATCATGGGGCCTACCGATAGCCCTTATGCTGGAGGTGTATTTTTGGTTTCAATTCATTTCCCTCCAGATTATCCTTTTAAGCCTCCAAAG GTTGCCTTCAGAACTAAGGTTTTCCATCCCAACATCAACAGCAATGGAAGTATTTGTCTGGATATTCTTAAGGAGCAGTGGAGTCCAGCATTAACCATATCCAAG GTCCTGCTGTCCATCTGCTCTCTGTTGACAGACCCAAACCCAGATGATCCTCTTGTACCTGAAATTGCTCACATGTACAAGACTGACAGGGCCAAATACGAAACCACTGCTCGTAGCTGGACTCAGAAATATGCAATGGGATGA